One Halioglobus japonicus DNA segment encodes these proteins:
- the ftsH gene encoding ATP-dependent zinc metalloprotease FtsH, protein MVKNLLLWLVIAAVLLSVFNNFNPQATSEEVGYSDFITEIQRDQVQKVTIDGLTISGERRDGSRFETIRPMVEDPKLIDDLLEHDVIVEGKKPEQQSVWTQLLVASFPILIIIAVFMFFMRQMQGGGGGRGGPMSFGKSKARLLGEDQISTTFADVAGVDEAKEDVQELVEFLRDPSRFQKLGGRIPRGVLMVGQPGTGKTLLAKAIAGEAKVPFFSISGSDFVEMFVGVGASRVRDMFDQAKKQSPCIIFIDEIDAVGRHRGAGLGGGHDEREQTLNQLLVEMDGFEMNDGVIVIAATNRPDVLDPALLRPGRFDRQVVVGLPDIRGREQILKVHMRKVPLAEDVEPAKIARGTPGFSGADLANLVNEAALFAARGNVRTVGMQQFELAKDKIMMGAERKSMVMSEDEKRNTAYHEAGHAIVGRLVPEHDPVYKVSIIPRGRALGVTMFLPEEDRYSHSRRHIISQICSLFGGRIAEEMTLGKDGVTTGASNDIERATQIARQMVTKWGLSEKMGPLMYDEGGEEVFLGRSAGQQHQALSDETAKQIDEEVRSIIDECYGISERILEENVDKLHMMADALMTYETIDSEQIDDIMAGRTPREPAGWDGTSGGNTPPPSAEASESDEGDSRDTGPTIGGPAGEH, encoded by the coding sequence ATGGTTAAAAATCTACTTTTGTGGCTCGTTATAGCCGCAGTGTTGTTGTCAGTATTCAACAACTTCAATCCCCAGGCCACATCTGAGGAGGTCGGGTACTCGGACTTCATTACCGAGATCCAGCGCGACCAGGTGCAGAAGGTGACCATTGACGGCCTGACCATTTCTGGTGAGCGTCGCGATGGCAGCCGCTTCGAGACAATCCGCCCCATGGTGGAAGACCCCAAGCTGATTGACGATCTGTTGGAGCACGATGTGATCGTCGAGGGCAAAAAGCCTGAGCAGCAAAGCGTCTGGACTCAGCTGCTGGTGGCGTCATTCCCGATTCTAATCATCATCGCGGTATTCATGTTCTTCATGCGCCAGATGCAGGGCGGCGGCGGTGGCCGTGGCGGCCCGATGAGTTTTGGCAAGAGCAAGGCCAGGCTGCTGGGAGAGGACCAGATTTCCACGACCTTTGCCGATGTCGCTGGCGTGGATGAGGCCAAGGAAGATGTCCAGGAACTGGTAGAGTTCCTCCGCGACCCCAGCCGCTTCCAGAAACTGGGCGGCCGCATCCCCCGCGGCGTGCTTATGGTAGGGCAACCCGGTACCGGTAAAACCCTGCTGGCCAAGGCCATCGCGGGCGAGGCCAAAGTGCCGTTTTTCTCGATTTCCGGTTCGGACTTTGTGGAAATGTTCGTCGGTGTCGGTGCATCCCGGGTGCGTGACATGTTCGACCAGGCCAAAAAGCAATCGCCCTGTATTATTTTCATCGACGAAATCGATGCGGTCGGTCGTCATCGCGGCGCGGGTCTCGGTGGTGGACACGATGAGCGCGAGCAGACCCTAAACCAGCTGCTCGTTGAAATGGACGGGTTTGAGATGAATGACGGCGTGATCGTCATCGCCGCAACCAACCGACCTGATGTGCTTGACCCTGCGTTACTGCGCCCGGGGCGTTTCGACCGCCAGGTGGTTGTGGGCCTGCCGGATATCCGCGGTCGCGAGCAGATCCTCAAAGTGCACATGCGCAAAGTACCCCTGGCTGAAGATGTAGAACCCGCCAAAATTGCCCGCGGCACGCCCGGTTTTTCAGGTGCTGACCTGGCCAACTTGGTAAACGAGGCTGCCCTGTTTGCGGCGCGCGGCAACGTGCGCACCGTGGGTATGCAGCAGTTTGAGCTCGCCAAAGACAAAATCATGATGGGCGCCGAGCGCAAATCCATGGTTATGTCCGAGGACGAAAAGCGCAATACGGCCTACCACGAGGCTGGCCACGCTATTGTTGGCCGCCTGGTGCCGGAGCACGACCCGGTCTACAAGGTGAGCATTATTCCCCGGGGTCGCGCCCTCGGTGTGACCATGTTCCTGCCGGAGGAGGATCGCTACAGCCACAGTCGCAGGCATATCATCAGCCAGATCTGCAGTCTGTTCGGCGGACGAATCGCTGAAGAGATGACCCTGGGTAAAGACGGTGTGACCACCGGTGCCTCCAATGACATTGAGCGGGCTACCCAGATCGCCCGGCAGATGGTCACCAAGTGGGGTCTGTCCGAAAAAATGGGGCCGCTGATGTATGACGAGGGCGGTGAAGAGGTTTTCCTGGGTCGCAGCGCGGGCCAGCAGCACCAGGCCTTGTCCGACGAAACTGCCAAGCAGATCGACGAGGAAGTGCGCTCTATCATCGATGAGTGCTACGGCATCTCTGAGCGTATCCTCGAAGAGAACGTCGACAAGCTGCATATGATGGCCGACGCTTTGATGACCTACGAAACCATTGATTCAGAGCAGATCGACGATATTATGGCGGGGCGCACTCCCCGTGAGCCCGCAGGTTGGGACGGTACTTCGGGTGGTAACACGCCGCCGCCGTCCGCCGAAGCCTCTGAGAGCGATGAAGGCGACTCCCGAGACACAGGCCCGACCATTGGTGGCCCCGCCGGCGAACACTGA
- a CDS encoding spondin domain-containing protein: MTKMKMAAMSLALAATQAQAQELDAIFAGFTGFAGTLYEVTITNLTQAQSFTPQLVATHRGSAMMFSIGEPASPGFESLAEGGDTSGVVAELGNRVAHSTTIDGLLGPGQSVTTTVMATGQEKFFSVVAMLLPTNDTYMAVNGARLPTAGKLTYMVPAYNAGTEANDQDCANIPGPTCSGEPGSDPAPDD; the protein is encoded by the coding sequence ATGACAAAAATGAAAATGGCAGCAATGTCCCTGGCTCTGGCCGCCACTCAGGCGCAGGCGCAGGAGCTGGACGCGATATTTGCCGGATTTACCGGATTTGCCGGTACACTCTATGAGGTGACCATTACCAACCTGACCCAGGCACAGAGCTTTACGCCGCAATTGGTGGCTACTCACCGCGGCTCCGCCATGATGTTCTCGATCGGCGAGCCCGCCAGCCCTGGCTTTGAGAGCCTGGCCGAAGGTGGTGATACCTCAGGCGTAGTCGCTGAGCTGGGCAATCGGGTGGCCCATTCCACCACGATTGATGGACTGCTTGGCCCCGGTCAATCTGTGACTACCACGGTAATGGCAACAGGCCAGGAGAAGTTCTTCTCTGTCGTGGCCATGCTGCTGCCGACCAACGATACCTATATGGCCGTCAATGGTGCGCGACTGCCCACCGCTGGCAAACTGACCTACATGGTGCCGGCGTATAATGCGGGTACCGAAGCGAACGATCAGGATTGCGCCAACATTCCTGGCCCTACCTGTAGCGGTGAGCCGGGCAGCGACCCCGCCCCGGATGATTAG
- the glmM gene encoding phosphoglucosamine mutase — MTRKYFGTDGIRGAVGSGAITPDFMLKLGWASGRVFARQSSGGRCTVIIGKDTRVSGYMFESALEAGLVAAGVDVKLLGPMPTPAVALMTQTQAADAGIVISASHNPFYDNGIKFFSAGGSKLPDETELAIEAELDKALETVDSKAIGKVVRLDDAAGRYIEFCKSTVPEGFNLRGMKIAVDCAHGATYHIAPSVFSELGAEVLTLGAEPDGFNINEGVGSTDMAALAERVVADQADLGIAFDGDGDRVLFVDANGDFVDGDELIYVIACHRLATGTSDAGVVGTLMSNLGMEVALRDQGLQFARAQVGDRYVKALMEQEGWHLGGESSGHIICSDITTTGDGVVAALQVLYAIKTSGQPLAVLRAGMTKYPQTMINVRIAQKVDLSEHEAIGVAVAEVEETLGSRGRVLLRPSGTEPVIRVMVEGEDVAEVEQLCSQLAAKVEAVLG; from the coding sequence ATGACTAGAAAATATTTTGGCACGGACGGCATCCGCGGCGCTGTCGGTAGTGGTGCAATTACCCCCGACTTTATGCTCAAGCTGGGCTGGGCCAGCGGGCGGGTATTTGCGCGTCAATCCAGTGGCGGTCGCTGTACGGTAATTATTGGCAAGGACACCCGGGTGTCTGGCTACATGTTCGAGTCAGCTCTCGAGGCAGGCCTGGTAGCGGCGGGGGTGGATGTCAAACTGCTCGGACCGATGCCGACCCCTGCGGTGGCACTGATGACACAGACCCAGGCGGCGGATGCCGGCATTGTGATCAGCGCCTCACACAATCCGTTTTACGATAACGGGATCAAGTTTTTCTCGGCGGGAGGCTCCAAGCTGCCCGACGAAACAGAATTGGCGATTGAGGCGGAGTTGGATAAGGCGCTGGAGACCGTCGACTCCAAGGCGATCGGCAAGGTGGTTCGCCTGGACGATGCCGCCGGCCGCTACATTGAATTCTGCAAGTCGACCGTGCCAGAGGGCTTTAACCTTCGGGGCATGAAAATTGCCGTGGATTGCGCCCATGGGGCGACCTACCACATTGCTCCCAGCGTCTTCAGCGAACTGGGTGCAGAGGTGCTCACCCTGGGCGCCGAACCGGACGGTTTTAATATCAATGAAGGGGTGGGTTCCACCGATATGGCTGCCCTCGCTGAGCGCGTGGTGGCGGACCAGGCCGACCTGGGTATCGCCTTTGATGGCGATGGTGACCGGGTCTTGTTCGTCGATGCCAATGGCGATTTTGTCGATGGTGATGAGCTCATCTATGTGATCGCCTGCCATCGTCTCGCCACCGGGACCTCGGACGCGGGCGTCGTCGGAACGCTGATGTCCAATCTCGGTATGGAGGTGGCGCTGCGCGACCAGGGGCTGCAGTTCGCCCGGGCCCAGGTGGGTGATCGGTATGTTAAAGCGCTGATGGAGCAGGAAGGCTGGCACCTGGGTGGTGAATCATCGGGGCACATTATCTGTAGCGACATCACGACTACCGGCGACGGCGTGGTCGCTGCACTGCAGGTGCTCTATGCCATCAAGACTTCCGGACAGCCGCTGGCGGTGTTGCGTGCAGGCATGACGAAATACCCCCAGACCATGATTAACGTACGTATTGCCCAGAAGGTCGATCTCTCTGAGCACGAGGCGATTGGTGTCGCTGTAGCCGAAGTTGAGGAAACGCTGGGCTCGCGGGGCCGGGTGTTATTGCGCCCCTCCGGAACCGAGCCTGTCATACGGGTCATGGTTGAGGGCGAGGATGTCGCTGAGGTTGAGCAGCTGTGCTCTCAGCTTGCTGCAAAAGTAGAGGCAGTATTGGGATGA
- the carB gene encoding carbamoyl-phosphate synthase large subunit, which yields MPKRTDIQSILILGAGPIVIGQACEFDYSGAQACKALREEGYRVILVNSNPATIMTDPSMADVTYIEPIEWQTVARIIADEKPDALLPTMGGQTALNCALDLDKHGVLAEHGVEMIGATKDAIDKAEDRQLFDEAMKRIGLETPRASTAHSMEEALQVLDSIGFPCIIRPSFTMGGSGGGIAYNRDEFEEICMRGLDLSPTNELLIDESLIGWKEYEMEVVRDKNDNCIIVCAIENFDAMGVHTGDSITVAPAQTLTDKEYQIMRDASLAVLREIGVETGGSNVQFGQCPNTGRLVVIEMNPRVSRSSALASKATGFPIAKVAAKLAIGYTLDELQNDITGGATPASFEPAIDYVVTKIPRFAFEKFNGADARLTTQMKSVGEVMAIGRTFQESLQKALRGLEVGSAGFEHKIDVDNPDNRDELVSELINPGAERIWYLGDAFRAGMSVDEVYKLSGVDPWFLIQIEDIIKTEDSLKSVDLADIDAEQMFRLKRKGFSDERLGVLLNSSQRKVRHHRQGLGIRPVYKRVDTCAAEFASATAYMYSTYEEECEAAPSERDKILVLGGGPNRIGQGIEFDYCCVHAVLAAREDGYETIMVNCNPETVSTDYDTSDRLYFEPVTLEDVLEIVALEKPKGVIVQFGGQTPLKLAKRLEEEGVPIIGTTPDAIDRAEDRERFQRMINKLGLKQPANTTVRSTEEAVEAAAEIGYPLVVRPSYVLGGRAMEIVYREEDLLRYMTQAVQASEDSPVLLDSFLSSAIEIDIDAVSDGEEVVIGAIMQHIEMAGVHSGDSACSLPPYSLDPKVQDEMREQVKQMALELGVRGLMNVQLAWQDGEIYVIEVNPRASRTVPFVSKCIGRSLAQVAARCMAGQSLESQGFTKEIVPPYYSVKEAVLPFNKFPGVDPILGPEMRSTGEVMGVGENFATAFAKAQLGGGDAPPTSGTVLISVRDVDKPGAVKVARDLVGMGFNLAATGGTADALEGAGLDVRRVNKVLEGRPHIVDMIKNDEADFIINTTEGRRAIEDSAPIRASAEQHRVFYTTTLAAAEAITLSLQEEGDKKVRRLQDLHGRINP from the coding sequence ATGCCAAAGAGAACTGACATCCAGAGTATCCTGATCCTCGGTGCGGGCCCGATTGTCATCGGCCAGGCCTGCGAATTCGACTACTCCGGCGCACAGGCCTGTAAGGCGCTGCGCGAAGAGGGTTACCGGGTCATCCTGGTGAACTCCAACCCGGCAACTATCATGACCGACCCGTCAATGGCCGATGTCACCTACATCGAACCCATCGAGTGGCAGACGGTGGCGCGCATTATTGCCGACGAAAAGCCGGACGCACTGCTGCCGACCATGGGTGGCCAGACTGCCTTGAACTGTGCCCTGGACCTGGACAAGCACGGCGTGCTCGCCGAGCACGGTGTCGAAATGATCGGCGCGACCAAAGATGCGATCGACAAGGCGGAGGATCGCCAGCTGTTTGACGAGGCCATGAAGCGCATTGGCCTGGAAACACCGCGTGCGTCGACTGCGCACAGTATGGAAGAAGCGCTGCAGGTACTTGATAGCATTGGCTTCCCCTGCATTATTCGGCCCTCGTTTACCATGGGCGGCTCGGGCGGTGGTATCGCCTACAACCGGGATGAATTTGAAGAAATCTGCATGCGCGGTCTCGATCTGTCGCCGACCAACGAGCTGTTGATCGACGAATCCCTGATCGGCTGGAAAGAGTACGAGATGGAGGTTGTGCGTGACAAAAACGACAACTGCATCATCGTGTGTGCGATTGAGAACTTTGACGCCATGGGCGTGCACACCGGTGACTCGATTACCGTCGCGCCTGCCCAGACGCTGACCGACAAGGAATACCAGATCATGCGCGACGCCTCGCTGGCGGTACTGCGCGAGATCGGTGTAGAAACCGGCGGCTCTAACGTGCAGTTTGGGCAGTGCCCCAATACCGGTCGCCTGGTGGTGATTGAGATGAACCCGCGGGTATCGCGTTCCTCGGCCCTGGCATCCAAGGCAACTGGATTCCCAATTGCCAAGGTGGCCGCCAAACTGGCGATCGGTTATACCCTGGACGAGCTCCAGAACGACATTACTGGTGGTGCGACCCCGGCGTCCTTTGAGCCGGCCATCGACTATGTCGTGACCAAGATCCCCCGGTTCGCCTTTGAGAAGTTCAACGGTGCCGACGCCCGACTGACCACCCAGATGAAATCAGTGGGTGAGGTCATGGCCATTGGCCGGACCTTCCAGGAGTCCCTGCAGAAAGCGCTGCGCGGCCTCGAAGTGGGTTCAGCTGGATTTGAACACAAGATCGATGTGGACAATCCAGACAATCGCGATGAGCTGGTTTCTGAGCTGATCAACCCGGGTGCTGAGCGTATCTGGTACCTCGGTGATGCCTTTCGAGCGGGTATGAGTGTCGACGAAGTCTACAAACTGTCCGGCGTCGATCCCTGGTTCCTGATCCAGATTGAAGACATTATCAAGACCGAAGACAGCCTCAAGAGCGTCGACCTGGCCGATATTGATGCCGAGCAGATGTTCCGCCTTAAGCGCAAGGGTTTCTCGGATGAGCGTCTGGGCGTGCTGCTGAATTCATCGCAGCGCAAGGTTCGTCACCACCGTCAGGGGCTGGGTATTCGCCCGGTGTACAAGCGTGTCGACACCTGTGCCGCAGAATTTGCCTCGGCGACCGCCTATATGTATTCCACCTATGAGGAGGAGTGCGAAGCGGCACCCTCCGAACGCGACAAGATTCTGGTGCTTGGCGGTGGCCCCAACCGTATTGGCCAGGGTATTGAGTTCGACTACTGCTGCGTGCACGCCGTACTGGCGGCCCGGGAGGATGGTTACGAGACCATTATGGTCAACTGTAACCCGGAGACGGTATCCACCGATTACGACACCTCAGACCGACTCTACTTCGAGCCGGTAACCCTTGAGGATGTGCTGGAAATTGTCGCCCTGGAAAAACCCAAGGGTGTGATCGTGCAATTTGGCGGACAGACCCCGCTGAAACTGGCCAAGCGACTCGAGGAAGAGGGCGTGCCGATTATCGGTACTACCCCGGATGCGATCGACCGCGCCGAAGACCGCGAGCGTTTCCAGCGGATGATTAACAAGCTGGGACTCAAGCAGCCTGCCAACACAACTGTACGCAGTACGGAAGAGGCCGTAGAGGCCGCCGCTGAAATTGGCTACCCTCTGGTGGTACGTCCTTCCTACGTGCTCGGCGGTCGGGCCATGGAAATTGTCTATCGTGAAGAAGATCTGCTGCGCTATATGACTCAGGCAGTACAGGCCTCTGAAGATAGCCCTGTGCTTCTCGACAGCTTCCTGTCATCGGCGATCGAAATTGACATCGATGCGGTGTCTGACGGCGAAGAAGTCGTGATTGGCGCCATTATGCAGCACATCGAAATGGCCGGTGTTCACTCCGGTGACTCTGCCTGTTCACTGCCGCCATATAGTCTTGACCCGAAAGTGCAGGACGAAATGCGCGAGCAGGTTAAGCAGATGGCGCTGGAGCTGGGCGTACGTGGCCTGATGAATGTTCAGTTAGCCTGGCAGGATGGCGAAATCTACGTGATTGAAGTCAACCCGCGCGCTTCGCGTACCGTGCCGTTTGTCTCCAAGTGTATTGGCCGTTCGCTGGCCCAGGTGGCTGCGCGCTGCATGGCTGGCCAGAGCCTTGAATCCCAGGGCTTTACCAAGGAGATTGTGCCGCCTTATTACAGCGTGAAAGAGGCTGTACTGCCCTTTAACAAGTTCCCCGGTGTTGATCCGATCCTCGGCCCGGAAATGCGCTCTACCGGTGAGGTGATGGGCGTGGGTGAAAACTTTGCCACCGCGTTTGCCAAAGCTCAGCTGGGTGGCGGTGATGCGCCCCCTACCTCCGGTACCGTGTTGATTTCAGTGCGCGATGTCGACAAGCCCGGGGCGGTGAAAGTGGCCCGCGATCTGGTCGGCATGGGCTTTAACCTGGCCGCGACCGGCGGCACCGCTGACGCACTGGAAGGTGCAGGTCTGGACGTGCGCCGGGTGAACAAGGTGCTTGAAGGTCGCCCGCACATCGTTGACATGATCAAGAACGACGAAGCGGACTTTATTATCAATACCACCGAGGGCCGTCGGGCGATTGAAGACTCCGCCCCGATCCGCGCCAGCGCTGAGCAGCACCGGGTGTTTTACACCACTACGCTTGCCGCAGCCGAGGCGATTACCCTGTCTTTGCAGGAGGAAGGTGATAAGAAAGTTCGCAGGCTGCAGGACCTGCACGGGAGAATCAACCCATGA
- the rlmE gene encoding 23S rRNA (uridine(2552)-2'-O)-methyltransferase RlmE, which produces MAKKKSSSKAWLKEHRDDPYVQQAQREGYRSRACYKLLELQEKDRLIRPGMTVVDLGSAPGGWSQVAADLVGHNGRVVASDILHMDNLAGVEFIQGDFTEEAVFEEILAAIGDAPVDLVVSDMAPNMSGVTAVDQPRSMYLVELALDMARNVLAPGGSFVAKVFQGEGFDELFRDTRESFDKVLTRKPKASRPRSREVYLVARGFRGR; this is translated from the coding sequence ATGGCCAAGAAAAAATCCTCCAGTAAGGCGTGGCTCAAGGAGCACCGCGACGATCCCTACGTGCAGCAGGCGCAGCGCGAGGGCTATCGCAGCCGGGCCTGCTACAAATTACTGGAATTACAGGAAAAAGACCGCCTGATCCGCCCCGGTATGACCGTGGTGGATCTGGGTAGCGCCCCCGGTGGCTGGTCGCAGGTGGCGGCTGACCTGGTAGGCCACAACGGTCGCGTTGTGGCATCGGATATCTTGCACATGGATAACCTGGCCGGGGTGGAATTCATCCAGGGCGATTTCACCGAGGAAGCCGTTTTTGAGGAGATCCTCGCCGCCATTGGCGATGCGCCGGTCGATCTGGTGGTTTCTGATATGGCACCTAATATGAGCGGTGTGACAGCCGTAGATCAGCCCAGGTCCATGTATCTGGTCGAGTTGGCACTGGATATGGCGCGCAATGTGCTCGCCCCAGGCGGGTCATTTGTGGCCAAGGTCTTCCAGGGCGAAGGTTTTGACGAGCTTTTCCGTGACACGCGGGAGAGCTTTGACAAGGTTCTGACCCGCAAACCCAAGGCCTCCAGGCCCCGCTCGCGCGAGGTCTATCTGGTGGCCAGGGGGTTCAGGGGGCGGTAA
- the greA gene encoding transcription elongation factor GreA, which translates to MNNVPMTVAGEAALREELEHLKKVERPRISDAIAEAREHGDLKENAEYHAAREQQSFTEGRIMEIEGKLAGAQVIDVTQIAKTGKVIFGTTVSLINIETDEELSYKIVGEDEADVKNNLISIGSPIARALIGKEEGDVVVVRAPGGEVEYEIDEVQHI; encoded by the coding sequence ATGAACAACGTACCGATGACGGTGGCCGGAGAAGCCGCGTTACGCGAAGAGCTTGAGCACCTCAAGAAGGTGGAGCGTCCGCGGATTTCCGATGCCATTGCCGAGGCGCGTGAGCACGGTGATCTCAAGGAGAACGCTGAGTATCATGCGGCTCGGGAGCAACAGAGCTTCACCGAAGGTCGTATCATGGAGATCGAGGGCAAACTGGCCGGCGCACAAGTTATTGATGTGACCCAGATTGCCAAGACCGGCAAGGTGATTTTCGGCACTACCGTGAGCCTGATCAACATCGAAACCGACGAGGAACTGAGCTACAAAATCGTTGGTGAGGATGAGGCTGATGTTAAAAACAACCTGATCTCCATCGGTTCACCCATTGCCAGGGCCCTTATTGGCAAGGAAGAGGGTGACGTGGTGGTTGTGCGCGCTCCGGGTGGTGAGGTCGAATACGAAATCGACGAGGTTCAACACATCTAA
- a CDS encoding YhbY family RNA-binding protein: protein MSKKSNQDIRQLRAIGHKLKPVVTVAGNGLSDGVVMEVERALDQHELIKIKLAVGGKDAKTAVGEELCDRTGAEVVQRIGNIILVLRRSAEPDPRLSNLLRPL, encoded by the coding sequence ATGAGCAAGAAAAGCAATCAGGACATCAGGCAACTGCGCGCCATCGGGCACAAACTCAAGCCCGTGGTGACTGTCGCCGGCAATGGCCTGTCTGATGGCGTGGTGATGGAAGTTGAGCGGGCCCTGGACCAACACGAGCTGATCAAGATCAAACTGGCCGTCGGTGGCAAAGACGCCAAAACGGCGGTCGGTGAAGAACTTTGCGATCGCACCGGTGCGGAAGTTGTGCAGCGCATCGGCAACATCATTCTGGTATTGCGTCGCAGCGCAGAGCCCGACCCGCGCTTGTCCAACCTGTTACGTCCACTTTAA
- a CDS encoding YSC84-related protein: MTQNFKTLIAAAILLMLSLQTAQADEYNDAKKTFINAGESATYFSNSYGYALFPTIGKGGMGIGGAHGKGRVYAGGAHVGDTKMSQLSIGWQLGGQAYSQVIFFEDKRAFDDFTSGNFEFGAQATAVAITASAGAQASTGAAPRPALPAARMTRPLPHWAIARAWRYSRWPKVV; the protein is encoded by the coding sequence ATGACCCAGAACTTTAAGACACTTATTGCAGCCGCAATCCTCTTAATGCTGTCACTGCAGACGGCCCAGGCTGACGAATACAACGACGCGAAGAAAACCTTCATCAACGCCGGTGAAAGTGCCACTTATTTCAGCAACAGTTACGGCTATGCGCTGTTTCCCACCATCGGCAAAGGCGGCATGGGCATCGGTGGCGCACACGGCAAAGGCCGGGTGTACGCTGGTGGCGCCCACGTGGGAGATACGAAAATGAGCCAACTGTCGATCGGCTGGCAGTTGGGCGGTCAGGCCTACAGCCAGGTCATCTTCTTTGAGGACAAGCGCGCCTTCGATGATTTCACCTCGGGCAACTTCGAATTCGGTGCGCAGGCCACCGCCGTGGCCATTACGGCATCGGCGGGCGCCCAGGCCAGTACCGGGGCGGCACCCAGACCAGCATTGCCGGCGGCAAGGATGACGCGTCCACTGCCTCACTGGGCTATCGCAAGGGCATGGCGGTATTCACGGTGGCCAAAGGTGGTCTGA
- the folP gene encoding dihydropteroate synthase, producing the protein MLDLSRPLVMGVINTTPDSFSDGGTLFRGDHLDPELAIERARDMVDAGAAILDIGGESTRPGAAPVSAQQEMDRVLPLVERITAELDVVISIDTSSPQLMTEAAARGAGLINDVRALQREGALEAARDTGLPVCLMHMQGEPDTMQAAPTYANVVDEVGAFLEARVAACEAIGIPRERLLLDPGFGFGKTVAHNLSLLEGLPRLAAAGLPLLVGLSRKSLIGKLINREVDERVPASLALAVLAVERGAAIVRTHDVAPTWDALAMCAALRSLQGND; encoded by the coding sequence ATGCTCGATTTGTCTCGCCCCTTAGTAATGGGAGTGATCAACACCACGCCAGATTCGTTTTCCGACGGCGGTACCTTGTTTCGCGGTGATCATCTGGACCCTGAGCTGGCCATAGAGCGGGCCCGGGACATGGTTGATGCTGGCGCTGCGATACTGGATATCGGCGGTGAATCAACGCGCCCGGGTGCAGCGCCGGTGAGTGCGCAACAAGAAATGGATCGGGTGTTACCACTGGTTGAGCGTATTACCGCTGAACTTGACGTAGTGATATCCATCGACACCAGTAGTCCGCAACTCATGACCGAGGCCGCTGCCCGGGGTGCCGGTTTGATTAACGACGTGCGGGCGCTACAGCGCGAGGGTGCACTGGAGGCGGCGCGCGACACGGGGTTGCCAGTCTGCCTGATGCATATGCAGGGCGAGCCGGATACGATGCAGGCGGCGCCGACATACGCCAACGTGGTGGATGAAGTCGGCGCTTTTTTGGAAGCGCGGGTAGCCGCCTGTGAGGCGATAGGCATCCCCCGCGAACGCTTACTGCTTGATCCGGGATTTGGTTTTGGCAAGACCGTGGCGCACAATCTCTCGCTATTGGAAGGCCTGCCACGCCTAGCGGCGGCAGGTTTACCATTGCTGGTAGGCCTGTCGCGCAAGTCACTCATCGGCAAGTTGATTAACCGGGAGGTGGACGAGCGGGTGCCTGCAAGCCTGGCGCTGGCGGTGCTTGCCGTTGAGCGCGGGGCGGCAATAGTTCGCACCCACGATGTCGCACCGACCTGGGATGCGCTGGCCATGTGTGCCGCACTGAGGAGTTTGCAAGGGAATGACTAG